In Sorghum bicolor cultivar BTx623 chromosome 8, Sorghum_bicolor_NCBIv3, whole genome shotgun sequence, one genomic interval encodes:
- the LOC110437545 gene encoding basic salivary proline-rich protein 4-like, with the protein MGLKTQLEQAQPSTAKRLKACASPKGPGSPDSRPPAGGDEASPRPSEEGDVSKSDPPPLGQGVEPRLHGQEGGPESPKLGGEGDPITISDESEEGPPSTGDRVSDKEAEVPQNEGRTPWPIGLHAVEEEKRKKNEEEQRRKEEEEKKKREEEKQHLLEQQRRQQ; encoded by the exons ATGGG GCTGAAGACGCAGCTGGAGCAGGCCCAACCCTCGACGGCCAAGAGACTCAAGGCCTGTGCGAGCCCCAAGGGACCTG GCTCTCCCGACTCTCGGCCGCCCGCTGGTGGCGACGAGGCCTCGCCTCGGCCGTCAGAGGAGGGCGATGTCTCAAAGAGTGACCCACCGCCTCTTGGTCAGGGCGTGGAGCCACGCCTCCATGGTCAGGAGGGAGGCCCTGAGTCGCCCAAGTTAGGCGGAGAGGGCGACCCGATCACTATTAGTGATGAGTCTGAGGAAGGCCCACCATCGACTGGCGACCGCGTCTCGGACAAAGAGGCCGAGGTCCCTCAAAACGAGGGGCGGACGCCGTGGCCGATCGGGCTCCATGCCGTCGAGGAGGAAAAGAGGAAAAAGAACGAAGAGGAGCAGAGGaggaaggaagaggaagagaaaaagaagagggaagAGGAGAAACAGCATCTGCTGGAGCAGCAGCGACGGCAACAGTAG